The nucleotide sequence TTGCGGTAATGTTCTTGCGTTACCATAAGTGGACGTGTGCATTCAGTGTGCTCTTGACCTGTGGTTTCTTCGGCGCACGGATTGTTGGCAGTTACATAGTCGTGGCGGCACTCAACGGGGAGACGACCCTATGGGAACTCAGCATTGTTGGGTTGCTCCTGAATTTCGTCGTGCTCTTTGCACCAAGTCCTGGGGCAAGTGGGGTGGCAGAGGTTGTAACCCTCGGGTTGATGGAAAATCTGATTCTCAAAGAATTGATACCGCTCTATGTGTTGTTGACGCGATTTTTCGCTATCTATTGTGCTGTGGTCGTCGGGGGTATTGTCATTGGTTCGCAATTAACAAAGGATTTTAGAAAGCGCACAAAGACATAAATCTCTTAACTGACAACTGACAGGATTTTTCTACGAAAAATCCGATCTGATAACTACTAAAAAAAGGAAAGTTATGGAAACTACCACATTGAAAATTGAACCCGCAACAACGAAACTCGGTTGGATTGGGACGGGTGTAATGGGCCGGTGGATGTGTCAACATCTGATGGACCTCGGATATGGAATGACCGTCTATAACCGGACGAAATCAAAGGCTGATCCGTTACTGGAAGCGGGTGCAGCATGGGCAGATTCTCCGAGCGAAGTTGCAGCCGTCTCTGATGTTATCTTCACGATTGTCGGTTTTCCCCCCGATGTCAGGGAAGTCTACCTCGGTGACAGTGGGATTTTAAAGGGGGCGACACCCGGAAGTATCATCGTTGATATGACCACGACGGAACCCTCTCTCGCACAGGAGATTGATGCCGCCGCGCAGGCACAGGATGTCTCAGCCATCGATGCCCCTGTTTCAGGCGGAGATGTCGGTGCGCGAGAGGCGCGTCTCTCTATCATGGTCGGCGGCGATGAGGGTGCTGTGCAAGCCGTTATGCCCCTCTTCGAGGCGATGGGGGGAAACATCGTCCATCAAGGGGGCGCGGGTGCTGGACAGCACACTAAAATGTGCAATCAGATCACGATTTCGGGGACAATGATCGGGGTCTGCGAAGGGTTAATCTACGGCTACAGAGCTGGATTGGATCTGGAGACGATGCTGTCCTCGATTAGTGGCGGTGCAGCTGCGTGTTGGTCTCTGGACAATTTAGCCCCACGGGTTCTTCAGCGGAACTTCGACCCTGGCTTCTTTGTAGAGCATTTTATCAAGGATATGAGCATCGCTTTAGACGAGGCACGCAAGATGAATCTGAGTCTCCCAGGGCTTGCGTTGGTGCATCAACTTTACACAGCTGTTCAGGCACAGGGGCACGGTAGGTTAGGCACACAGGCTCTGATGTTGGCATTGGAGCAGATGTCTGGTGTGGAAGTCAACTGAAGGTTAGTTCGTTGTGATAACGGCTTCGCTGGTGTGGTGTTTTTACT is from Candidatus Poribacteria bacterium and encodes:
- a CDS encoding NAD(P)-dependent oxidoreductase is translated as METTTLKIEPATTKLGWIGTGVMGRWMCQHLMDLGYGMTVYNRTKSKADPLLEAGAAWADSPSEVAAVSDVIFTIVGFPPDVREVYLGDSGILKGATPGSIIVDMTTTEPSLAQEIDAAAQAQDVSAIDAPVSGGDVGAREARLSIMVGGDEGAVQAVMPLFEAMGGNIVHQGGAGAGQHTKMCNQITISGTMIGVCEGLIYGYRAGLDLETMLSSISGGAAACWSLDNLAPRVLQRNFDPGFFVEHFIKDMSIALDEARKMNLSLPGLALVHQLYTAVQAQGHGRLGTQALMLALEQMSGVEVN